ATATTATTGCTATTCTTACGTTTTGGTGAAGCGCATACATGATATAATTGAAGAATAATTATGGAAAATAAGGAGAGATATTATGGCAGAACCAAACTGGCTAAAAAAGATGGCTGAAAAAGAATATTTAGCAGAAAATTTTACCGCCGCGGGTAAAAGTCGCTACACGGTGAGTGATGTTGCTCCTGATGATCCGGATTGGCTAGAACAAGCTGCGGCCAAGACGCACGCGGCAAGTGGTGATGATTACGTCAAGCTTGATAGTGGTTTATTGACGGTGAATCAAATTAACTGGATGCTGCGCAACACGATTGGAGAACTGACTTTTGTTGACGATAACAATCAGTTTTTGTGGTACAACCGTCCGGTAGATCCAGCTACAAAGATGAAGGCAAAAAGAACGCCTGATCAAGTAGGAAGTTCGATGGGACAAGTTCATCCAGATGTACGCGATGTCATTCCTGAAGCTAAAAAAGTTGTCCACGCATTGCGGACCAAACAGGATGGTCATGATGAAGTCTATATGCCTGTCCCGACTGGTAATTTGCATCAATTAGTTTTACATTACTACAAACGCGTAGAAGATGATGAGGGTAATTATGCTGGGATCTACGAGTGGGTACAAGATCTTTATCCGCTAGTCAAGTATTTCTGCGAAACGACTGGACAAAAATTGGTTAATGACCCAGATGCAGTTACAGGCGCTACTTATCGGCGCAATTCTTCTCCAGATGCTGCAACGGGAGCATCGACTAAGGCAGCTGCTGAAAAAGAAGAACAGCCTACAGTAAAAGAAAAGGTGCCAGATGATGCGACAACTTCGGCATCGCTAAAATAAATATTCACAAGTGGTGGTTAGACAGGTTCTAACCACTTTTTGATATACTGATATTAGGTAGACTTATAAACATAGTTTAGTGAGCTAACCATGATATTACATTAATGCATCGCTTTTAATACCCGGTGCGGAGTTTTTAACTAGAGGTGGTAGTGTTATGACTTTTTACACACTCAAGTACATTGAGCAGAATCAAAATACTAGTAAAACAATTTTGTATGTCTTAATCGCAATTGCGGCGTTAACGATGATTGCTTTTACGGTTCTTTACTTGCGGCACCGGTTCGATACTCGTTACCGTGACCTAGGAATTATTGCGTTGCTTTTCTTATTATTATTTGTTGGAACACAATATGAAAAGTATGTTCAAACCAATTTGGTAAAATCCCAGTCGGAACAGATTATTCCGTTCATTAAGTCGGTTGCTAAAGACCACGGTGTTTCTAATAGTGATGTTATGGTTAGTTCAACTAATTTACAAAATGGTCTAATTGTCAGACTTCATTCAAAAGATATTGATTACCAATTGGAACTGAATGATGATAATAATAGCTACACCTTAAAGAAAGCTCATGTTATTAATCATGAAGTTAATGTCAAGAATTAATAGGGGGAAATTGACATGGATTATACGCAACTTTTTATTAAATTTGTTTTAGGTGTGTTAACATTAATTTTCCAGATTAATGTTTTTGGTAAAAGCAATATTGCCCCAACCACGGCATTAGACCAATTGCAGAACTATGTTCTTGGTGGCATTATCGGTGGGGTTATTTATAATTCCAGCATCACGGTGCTGCAGTTTCTCCTAGTGTTAATTGTCTGGACTTTAGTGGTCTTTATTCTTAAATTTGCCCGTGAACACAGCAACATTATTCGCGTGTTGATTGATGGCAAACCAATTCAAATTATTAAGGATGGAAAAGTTCTGGTTAAGAACTGCTTATCTGCCGGGATTTCTGCTAACGAGTTGATGTTTAAGCTACGGAGCCAAGGTGTTTATTCGGTTAATGAAGTCAAAAACTGTATTTTTGAGAAGAATGGTCAACTAACTGTGATTCAAGAAGATGAGAAAAATCTTCGTTTTCCACTAATTAATGATGGTCAAATTAACCAAGAAGTGCTTGAATTTATTGATAAGGATGAAGACTGGTTAAAAAAGGAAGCAAAAGATGCAGGCTATGACAATATTGGCGATATTTTCTTAGCTGATATTGAAAATGGCAAGCTTTCATTTACTAGCTATGATCAAAAATAACAATTAGAAAGTAATAGGAATAGATGGAAAATTTGAGTAAGGCGAAGCATCTGGTTGCTGATGCCGATGTGATGATTATCGTTGCGGGTAATGGAATGGCAAAACTGGAGGGACTTGACCTACTGGGGCAAGCAAGTTTTGCACAGGACTTTCCCACAATTGCAGAAAAGTATCATGTGAATTCCGTGGGAGAAGCGTTAGACCAGCAATCTGCTTCTTGGTCTGACAAATGGCTTTGTTGGAGTCAACTGATTGCGCACTATTCGCTTGAATATCAGCCAAGCCAAACAATGAAAAATTTACGCAAATTAATTGGCCAGAAAAAGTTTTTTATTGCAACATCCAGCTTTGGTCATTTCTTTGAAAGTGCTGGCTTTAATGAAAACCGGATTTTTAATGTTTTTGGCGATTGGACAAAAATGCAATGTTCAAGTGGCATTAATCACGGACTTAAAGATAGTCGTGGTGCTGTCCAAAAAATTATAGCTGCTAAACAGCAAAAGCAGGATTTAGCGGCTTTTGTGCCTAGATGTAAAAAATGCGGTCAGCCAATGGAAATTCACATGCCGTTAAATGAGCATTTCTACCCGGATACAGATGCTAATACTCGTTTTCGGTGGTTTTTAACTGGTAATGAAGAGGAAAAAACGGTTTTCCTTGAATTGGGGGTAGACGAAACTAGCCCGCAACTGCTTCAGCCAATTATTCACCTTGTCCAGCAATATCCGCAGTGGTCTTATGTTGCTGCTGATTATCGTCAAGAGCAATTACCGCTTGATATCCAAGCCAGAAGTGCTGGCATAAACGCCGATTCAGCTATTCTATTACATAACTTGCTTTAAAAAGGGGGCTTGTGATGAGTATTTATATCAAAAACGGTGTTTTGCATGTTACTGGTGCGCAAGAAAAACTCCGTGCCAAGGGCCAAGAAAATCCGGCTTTTATTGCTGACTATACGCTGCTTGATATTGAGACGACGGGGCTTAACCCTTACCGTGATCATGTAACTGAGCTTGGTGCCATTAAGGTGCGTAATAATGAAATTGTTGATCAGTTCAGCAAACTGGTAGTTTATCCGCGCTCGAATAAGGTTCCGGCTGTTATTACTAAATTAAACGGCATAACTGAGGAGCTGCTGTTAACAAAGGGTATCCCAGTTAAAGAAGCAATGACGGAGTTTCGGCAATTTATCGGTGATGACATTATTATCGGCTACAACGTCAACTTTGACTTGAATTTTTTATATGACTTAACGGAAAAGTTTAAGCTGCCTCAACTAAATAATGATTATGTTGATGTGCTGCGTTTAGCCCGAGCTTACTATCCGTTCCAGCATAACCGCTTGCTTGACTGTATGCAGCGCGCAGGCATTGCAGAAACCGAACAACATCACGGCCTAGATGATTCAATCGATACCAAAAAAGTTTACGATGATTTTCGTGCTAATTTCACAGATGAATTACTGGCTAAGGCTCAGGGTAAGATTAAAAACATAGATTTACTTGCCGCCGAACTGGAAGCCTGGGAACTTGGCTACCGCAATCCGGTCAACAATAAAAAGGTTGCGTTCGTTGACGGAATCAATATGGATAATGCGGAAGCTGCTTTGATGGTCAATAATATGAATGGTCAGGCTCAGACAATCGTTACGCCTGATACTAATTTTTTAATTATTGATGACGATAGCTTTTTTGATAAAAACAATGAGGCAATTCAGCAAGCACGAGAATATAATAAATCTGGCAGTAAAATTAAACGTCTTTCTGAGAGCTATTTTTTGAACATGCTTGATGAGTGGGCTAGAAATTAACATCTTAAGGC
This genomic window from Lactobacillus panisapium contains:
- a CDS encoding PAS domain-containing protein: MAEPNWLKKMAEKEYLAENFTAAGKSRYTVSDVAPDDPDWLEQAAAKTHAASGDDYVKLDSGLLTVNQINWMLRNTIGELTFVDDNNQFLWYNRPVDPATKMKAKRTPDQVGSSMGQVHPDVRDVIPEAKKVVHALRTKQDGHDEVYMPVPTGNLHQLVLHYYKRVEDDEGNYAGIYEWVQDLYPLVKYFCETTGQKLVNDPDAVTGATYRRNSSPDAATGASTKAAAEKEEQPTVKEKVPDDATTSASLK
- a CDS encoding DUF3290 domain-containing protein, translating into MTFYTLKYIEQNQNTSKTILYVLIAIAALTMIAFTVLYLRHRFDTRYRDLGIIALLFLLLFVGTQYEKYVQTNLVKSQSEQIIPFIKSVAKDHGVSNSDVMVSSTNLQNGLIVRLHSKDIDYQLELNDDNNSYTLKKAHVINHEVNVKN
- a CDS encoding DUF421 domain-containing protein, with translation MDYTQLFIKFVLGVLTLIFQINVFGKSNIAPTTALDQLQNYVLGGIIGGVIYNSSITVLQFLLVLIVWTLVVFILKFAREHSNIIRVLIDGKPIQIIKDGKVLVKNCLSAGISANELMFKLRSQGVYSVNEVKNCIFEKNGQLTVIQEDEKNLRFPLINDGQINQEVLEFIDKDEDWLKKEAKDAGYDNIGDIFLADIENGKLSFTSYDQK
- a CDS encoding Sir2 family NAD-dependent protein deacetylase; translated protein: MENLSKAKHLVADADVMIIVAGNGMAKLEGLDLLGQASFAQDFPTIAEKYHVNSVGEALDQQSASWSDKWLCWSQLIAHYSLEYQPSQTMKNLRKLIGQKKFFIATSSFGHFFESAGFNENRIFNVFGDWTKMQCSSGINHGLKDSRGAVQKIIAAKQQKQDLAAFVPRCKKCGQPMEIHMPLNEHFYPDTDANTRFRWFLTGNEEEKTVFLELGVDETSPQLLQPIIHLVQQYPQWSYVAADYRQEQLPLDIQARSAGINADSAILLHNLL
- a CDS encoding exonuclease domain-containing protein; the protein is MSIYIKNGVLHVTGAQEKLRAKGQENPAFIADYTLLDIETTGLNPYRDHVTELGAIKVRNNEIVDQFSKLVVYPRSNKVPAVITKLNGITEELLLTKGIPVKEAMTEFRQFIGDDIIIGYNVNFDLNFLYDLTEKFKLPQLNNDYVDVLRLARAYYPFQHNRLLDCMQRAGIAETEQHHGLDDSIDTKKVYDDFRANFTDELLAKAQGKIKNIDLLAAELEAWELGYRNPVNNKKVAFVDGINMDNAEAALMVNNMNGQAQTIVTPDTNFLIIDDDSFFDKNNEAIQQAREYNKSGSKIKRLSESYFLNMLDEWARN